GCCGGTACGCCTGCCGCAGCCGCTCCACACTCGTGTGCGTGTAGATCTGCGTCGTCGCGACCGAGGCATGCCCGAGCAGCTCCTGCACGGCCCGCAGGTCCGCGCCGGCGTCGACCAGGTGCGTCGCGAACGTGTGCCGGAGCGAGTGCGTCGACAACGGCTGCTCGTCGTCGACGGCGCGGAGCAGCTTGACCACCGCGCGCTGTACGCCCGCCACGCTGATCCGCCGCCCGCGGTCGGTGAGGAACACCGCCGCCCGCTCGGCCCCGCGCCCGACGCGCGCGACGACCTGTTCGCGCCGCGCCTCGTACTGGCGGAGCGCGCGCACGGCCTTCGTCCCGACCGGCACGATGCGCTCCTTGCGCCCCTTGCCACGCACCTTCACCTGCCCCGCGACGAGGTCGAGGTCGCCCGTGTTCACGCCCTGCAGCTCGCTCACGCGGAGCCCGGCCGAGTAGAGCAGTTCGATCATCGCGAGGTCGCGCACGTCGGCGAAGCGCGCGGACGCATCCGTCGCGCGCGCCTCCGCGAGCGCGAAGAGCGTTGCGGTCTGCTTCTGGTCGAGGTACGCCGGCAGCCGTCGCTCGGGCTTCGGACCCGAGACCGCGCGCGCGGGGTTGGCGGGGACGAGCTCCTCGCGGTGCAGGTAGCGGAAGAAGCTCCGCGCCGCCGACAGCGCCCGCGCGATCGACCGCTTGGCGAGCCCGCGCCGCGTGAGGTGGCCGAGGTAGGCGCGCAGGTCCTGCCGGGTGACGGCCGGCCATTCCACGGCGGCGCCCGCCGTCGCATGCAGGTGCCGGCCGAGGAACGCCGTGAGGCCGCGCAGGTCGCGCTCGTAGGCGGCGAGCGTGTGCGGCGAGACGTCCCGCTCCTTGGCGAGGTGCTCGAGGTACTCCGCGACCTCGGGGGCGAGCGCGACCGGGCCCGCCGCACCCGCCGCTGCCTCGTCCGACGCCGCGGCGGACGTCGCCGGGGCCTTCTTCCTCACGCGGCCGCGCCGGCCGGCACGAGCGCGGCCGCGCCTAACGCGTCGTCCCGCCACCCGCGGAAGTCGGCCAGCGCGCGCTCCGCCATCCGCCCGCGCTTGGTCAGCTTGTCACGCACCGGCTCGGCCAGGTCGTCGACGAGGCCGAAGTTGGCGTTCATCGGCTGGAAGTGGCGCGGGTCGGCCTCGCGCAGGTGGCGGTAGAGCGCGCCGAGCATGGTCGTGGGCGGCGGGAGTACCGGGGCGAGGCCGCGGAGGCGACGGTCGAGGTTCACCGCGGCGAGCAACCCGGTTGCCGTGCTCTCCGTGTAGCCTTCGACGCCCGTCAGCTGCCCGGCGACGAAGGTCGTCGGCCCGTCGCGGAGCGACAGGTGTGGCGTGAGCGCAGCCGGCGTGTTCACGTAGCTGTTGCGGTGGATCGAACCGAAGCGGAGGAACTCCGCCCCGGCGAGCCCCGGGATCAGGCGGAAGACGCGCTGCTGCTCAGGATGGCGGAGTCGCGTCTGGAAGCCGACGAGGTTCCACATCCGCCCCGCCCGGTCCTCCTGCCGGAGCTGCACCACCGCCCACGGCCGCCGCCCGGTGCGCGGGTCGGTGAGCCCGACCGGCTTGAGCGGCCCGAAGCGCAGCGTGTCCCGCCCGCGCCGGGCCATCTCTTCGACGGGCATGCACCCTTCGAAGTAGGGCACCGCGTCGAACGCGTGCGCGGTCGCCTGGTCGGCCGCGACGAGCGCGTCGAGGAACGCCTCGTACTCGCCGCAGTCCATCGGGCAGTTGAGGTACGCGCCCTCATCGCCCGCCCCTTCCATCGTCTCGCGCCCCCAGCGCGCCGCGCGAAACGCGACCGCATGGTCGACCGACTCGACCGCGACGACCGGCGCGATCGCGTCGTAGAAGGCGAGCGACGCCTGCCCGAGCCGCTCAGCGAGCACGGCCGCGAGTGCGTCGGAGGTAAGCGGCCCGGTCGCGACGATGCCGACGTCGGGCAGCACGGTGACCTCCTCGCGCACGACGCGCACGTTCGGGTGCGCGGCCAGGCGCGCGTGCACCCCCACGGCGAACAGGGCGCGGTCGACGGTCAGCGCCGTCCCGCCGGGCACGCGCGCTTCGTCCGCGGCGGCGAGGATCACCGAGCCGAGTTCGCGCATCTCCGCCTTCAACAGCCCGTGCGCGGTGGTCGCCTCGGTACTCTTGAAGGTGTTCGAGCAGACGAGTTCGGCGAGCTGATCCGTCTTGTGCGCCGGCGTGGTACGCACGGGCCGCATCTCGTGCAGCGCGACATGGTGCCCGCGCTCGGCCAACTGCCACGCGGCCTCACTCCCGGCCAGCCCGCCACCGATGATCGTGATCTCGTCGGGGATCGCGTGGGCGGTGGGCATGCCGCCAGTATAACGCGGCGCGGCGAGCTACTGCCGGTCGTACGGCGGGGCGAGCTGCAGTTGGCGGATCGCGTTCCGGATCTCGGAGTGCCACTCGAGGTCGGTCGGCCTCCTCCTCGTAGGCGCCGCCACGCCCGGCGGGTTACGCGGCTGCGGTCCCGGAAACGCCGGGCCTACGCCTTGCAGCCGCGGGGCGCCCGCGCCCCTCCTCGGCGCGTTGGTCCATCCCCCGAACAGGACGACACATGGCAACCCAGGCAGACATCTCGGCCGCCCTGCAGCAGGCGGGCGTTACGGTGTACGGACTACAGGTCGCGGACAACTCGGTCGTCGGCACCGTCGGCTCGGAGGACGAGCGCCAGAAGGTCTACTCGACCGTCGCCGGCATCGACAACTCGCTCAACCTGAACATCTCGATCGACCCGGGCTTCGCGACGCAGGAGGCCAGCGCCGCCGCGACGACGTCGGGGCAGACGTACACGGTGCAGTCGGGCGACAACATGCGCCGCATCGCGCGTCATGTGTACGGCGACGAGATGCAGTGGAAGAAGATCTGGGAGGCGAACAAGGACAAGATCCCGAACCCGGACGTCGTGCGGGAGGGATTGCAGCTGACGATTCCGGCCTGAGGCGGCGGCGTGCGGCGGCCCCGCGCGGCGTAGCGCGCGGGGCCGCCGCACGCCGCCGCCCCGCGGACCGCTACCACGGTCCGCGCGTTCTACCTGCTGTTAGGCCGCCTTGCGCGCCCGTGCCGCCCGCTTGGCGGGCGCCTTGGCGGCGGTCTTCCTGCCGCCCTTCGCGGCGCCCTTGCGCGCGCCCGCGGCCGGCAGCGCGCCCGCCCGCTCCTCGAGTAGCGCGACCGCCTGCGGCAGCGTGACCGACTCGGGCGTGACGCCCTTGGGGAGCGTGGCGCGTACCGGCTTCGCCTTGCGGTCCGCCGGCGTCGGCCCGAGCTGCACGTAGGGTCCGTAGCGCCCCTCGAACACCAGCACCGGCAGCCCCGTGGGCGCGTGCGCGCCGAGCTCCCGGAGCGGGGCGACCGTCCCGCCCGACGCCGCTCCGCGACCGCGCTTCGGCTGCGCGAGCAGGTCGACCGCGCGGCCGAGCGAGATCGTGAGCACGTCCTCGCCGGCCGGGACGGAGCGAAAGTCGTCCTTGCCGTCGGGGCCGCCCTTCACGTGCACCACGAACGGGCCGAAGCGCCCGACGCTCGCCTTCACCACGTTCCCCGACTCGGGGTGCGTGCCTAACGCGCGCGGGAGCGCGAGTAGGCCGAGTGCCTGCTCGAGGGTGATCGACTCGGGCGTCATGCCCTTGGCGAGGGACGCGCGCTTGGGCTTTTCCTCCTCGCCGGCCTCGCCGAGCTGGACGTAGGGGCCGTACTGCCCGTTCATGAGGTAGACGGGGAGTCCGGTGGCGGGGTCTGTGCCTAACGAGGGCGGGCCGTCGACGCGCTGGCGCAGGAGGTCGCGCGCCATGCTGTCGGTGAGGTCCGCGGGCGCGACCGTGTCGGGGAGGTTGGCCCGGAACTTCTGGCCGTCCTCCTCGAACTCCAGGTACGGCCCGTAGCGCCCGATGCGCACCGCGGCGCCCAGCCCTTCGAGCTCGACGCGGCGCGCGCCGCCGGTCTCGTTCTTCACCGCGGACGCGCCGTGCTGCACCATCGGCTCGAGGCCAGGGTGCTGCGCGTCGCCGAAGTAGAACTCGCGGAGGTACGCGAGCTGGTCCTGCTCGCCGCGCGCGATCTCGTCGAGCTCGGTCTCCATGCGCGCGGTGAACTCGGTGTCGACGAGCGGCGCGAGGTGTTCTTCGAGCAGCGCCGTGACGGCGAAGGCGGTGAACGTCGGGACGAGCGCCTTGCCGTCCTTCCGCACGTACCCGCGCGCCTGGATGGTGTCCATGATGCTCGCGTACGTACTCGGCCGTCCGATGCCGAAGTCCTCGAGCGCCTTGACGAGCGAGGCCTCGGTGTAGCGCGCGGGCGGCTGGGTCTCGTGGCCGTCGGGGCGGAGCGCGCGGCACGCGGGGCGGTCGCCCTTCTCCATCGCCGGCAGGATGACCTCGCGGTCCTCGAGCGCGGCGTCGGGGTCGTCGCTTCCCTCGACGTAGGCGCGGATGAAGCCCGGGAACTCGATGCGCTTGCCCGAAGCCCGAAAGCGGGCGTCGTCGCAGTCGAGCGTGACCGTCACGCGCACCTGGCGCGCGTCGGGCATCTGGCTCGCGACGGTGCGCTTCCAGATCAGGTCGTAGAGCCGGAGCTCGCGCCCGTCGAGGCCCGTGTCGTCGGGCTTGCGGAACGTCGTGCCCGAGGGGCGGATGGCCTCGTGCGCCTCCTGCGCGTTGGCGCTCTTGGTCGCGTACCGCCGCGGGTGGAGCGGTACGTACTCCCGCCCGAACTCGGCCGCCGCGGCGCGCGCGGCGGTGATCGCCTCGTCGCTGAGGTTGACCGAGTCGGTCCGCATGTACGTGATGAAGCCGCGCTCGTAGAGCGCCTGCGCCGTACGCATCGTGTCGCGCGCGCCGAGGCCCAGCTTGCGGCTGGCTTCCTGCTGGAGCGTGGAGGTCGTGAACGGGGCGGCCGGCTTGGTGGTGAACGGCTCTTCCTCGCGGTCGACGACGACGAACGGGCGGCCGGTGAGGCGCTCGACGAGCGCGCGCGCGGCGGGCTCGTCGAGGAGGAGCGCCTCCTTGGCCGCGGCCGCGGAGAGCTTGCCCGTGGTCTTGTCGAAGTCCTTGCCGGTCGCGAGGCGCCGACCGCCTAACGCGACGAGGCGTCCCTCAAACGCCTGGCGCGCGTGTTCGAGGTCGGCGATGACGTCCCACCACGTTGCGCTTCGGAAGGCGCGGCGCTCGCGCTCACGCTGGACGACGAGGCGTACGGCGGCACTCTGCACGCGGCCGGCGCTCAGGCGCGGGGCGACTGTGGTCCAGAGGAGCGGACTGACCGTGTAGCCGGTGAGGCGGTCGACGATGCGGCGGGCCTCCTGGGCGCGGACGAGGTTCTCGTCGACGTCGCGGAACTCACTCAGGGCGCGGCGGATGGCGGGCTCGGTAATCTCGTGAAACACCATGCGCCGCACGGGCACCTTGGGCTTGAGCTCCTGGAGGAGGTGCCACGAGATGCTCTCCCCCTCGCGGTCCTCGTCGGTCGCGAGGATGAGCTGGTCGGCGTCCTTCAACGCGTCCTTCAGCTCCTTGATGACCTTGCGACTCGTCGGCGGGACGACGTAGAGCGGGCGGAAGTTGTCGTGGACGTCCACGCCCGTCCGCGCCCACTTCTCGCCGCGGTACTTCTCGGGGATCTCGCTCGCGTTCTGGGGCAGGTCGCGGACGTGGCCGACGGACGCCATGACGCGGAACCCGCGCGGCAGGTAGCGGCCGATCGTGCGGGCCTTGGTCGGGGATTCGACGATGACGAGGGAGCGCCGGCCGAGCGCGTCGACGTCGGCCCCGCTCTTCTGCGTCTTTGGCGCGGTCTTCTTGGCTGGCGGCATATGAGGCGAAACGCTCGGCGAGCGCGGGGTGCGGGAAGAACGGGTGCTGGTACCGTACGCGGAGACGATCTGCGCTAGTGAACGGTCGGCGGCGGGGCGGTGTCGACGGCGTCGCCGAGCAGGGCACGCAGCTCCGAAACGCCGACGGGCCCTTCGAGTTGGAGCAGGGCGCGGTCGACGAGGTGTTCGAACTCCCCGTCTCCCATGCCGTCGGCGCGGAGGCGAAGAAGCTGGCCCCACGCCTCCGGCGAGAAACGGGCCCGTTCGAACGGCGCCCAAACCCGGAGGGTGGGTCCGCCCGGGTCGCCGACGTCTTCGGCGCTCGTCTCCGGAGCCTCGTCGCGCGGCTCGCCGGCAGGGTCGGCGCCCGCGAGTTGGTCAAGGAGTGCCGCGGCGCGCTCGGTATCGTACCCCGCAGCGGCGAGCTGGATCGCCAGTTCCTGCCGAGTCGCGCCGGCGGCGGCGAGGGCGCGCAACTCGCGGAGGCGTGCCGCGCGCGCGTCGGCCGGGTCGGAGTCGTCCGCGCTCACGCCGCGACCTCGGTGGGTCGCGCGGGGCGGCGCTGCCAGGCGCGGACGGCAGCAACGACCTCTGCCGCGACCGCGTCCGCCGAGCGAGCGTCGGTGTCGATCGTCGTGTGGGCCGTGTCGTACGTCGCGGTTCGTCGGGCGAGGAGCGCGGCGAGCGCGCCGGCCGGGTCGGTTCCGGCGACGAGCGGGCGGACGGTGGGGTCGGCGGCGAGGCGTGCGGCGGCAACCGGGGGAGACACACGGAGGTACACCG
The Gemmatimonadetes bacterium T265 genome window above contains:
- the topA gene encoding DNA topoisomerase 1 yields the protein MPPAKKTAPKTQKSGADVDALGRRSLVIVESPTKARTIGRYLPRGFRVMASVGHVRDLPQNASEIPEKYRGEKWARTGVDVHDNFRPLYVVPPTSRKVIKELKDALKDADQLILATDEDREGESISWHLLQELKPKVPVRRMVFHEITEPAIRRALSEFRDVDENLVRAQEARRIVDRLTGYTVSPLLWTTVAPRLSAGRVQSAAVRLVVQRERERRAFRSATWWDVIADLEHARQAFEGRLVALGGRRLATGKDFDKTTGKLSAAAAKEALLLDEPAARALVERLTGRPFVVVDREEEPFTTKPAAPFTTSTLQQEASRKLGLGARDTMRTAQALYERGFITYMRTDSVNLSDEAITAARAAAAEFGREYVPLHPRRYATKSANAQEAHEAIRPSGTTFRKPDDTGLDGRELRLYDLIWKRTVASQMPDARQVRVTVTLDCDDARFRASGKRIEFPGFIRAYVEGSDDPDAALEDREVILPAMEKGDRPACRALRPDGHETQPPARYTEASLVKALEDFGIGRPSTYASIMDTIQARGYVRKDGKALVPTFTAFAVTALLEEHLAPLVDTEFTARMETELDEIARGEQDQLAYLREFYFGDAQHPGLEPMVQHGASAVKNETGGARRVELEGLGAAVRIGRYGPYLEFEEDGQKFRANLPDTVAPADLTDSMARDLLRQRVDGPPSLGTDPATGLPVYLMNGQYGPYVQLGEAGEEEKPKRASLAKGMTPESITLEQALGLLALPRALGTHPESGNVVKASVGRFGPFVVHVKGGPDGKDDFRSVPAGEDVLTISLGRAVDLLAQPKRGRGAASGGTVAPLRELGAHAPTGLPVLVFEGRYGPYVQLGPTPADRKAKPVRATLPKGVTPESVTLPQAVALLEERAGALPAAGARKGAAKGGRKTAAKAPAKRAARARKAA
- the xerC gene encoding tyrosine recombinase XerC, with protein sequence MRKKAPATSAAASDEAAAGAAGPVALAPEVAEYLEHLAKERDVSPHTLAAYERDLRGLTAFLGRHLHATAGAAVEWPAVTRQDLRAYLGHLTRRGLAKRSIARALSAARSFFRYLHREELVPANPARAVSGPKPERRLPAYLDQKQTATLFALAEARATDASARFADVRDLAMIELLYSAGLRVSELQGVNTGDLDLVAGQVKVRGKGRKERIVPVGTKAVRALRQYEARREQVVARVGRGAERAAVFLTDRGRRISVAGVQRAVVKLLRAVDDEQPLSTHSLRHTFATHLVDAGADLRAVQELLGHASVATTQIYTHTSVERLRQAYRRAHPRA
- the trmFO gene encoding methylenetetrahydrofolate--tRNA-(uracil-5-)-methyltransferase TrmFO, whose translation is MPTAHAIPDEITIIGGGLAGSEAAWQLAERGHHVALHEMRPVRTTPAHKTDQLAELVCSNTFKSTEATTAHGLLKAEMRELGSVILAAADEARVPGGTALTVDRALFAVGVHARLAAHPNVRVVREEVTVLPDVGIVATGPLTSDALAAVLAERLGQASLAFYDAIAPVVAVESVDHAVAFRAARWGRETMEGAGDEGAYLNCPMDCGEYEAFLDALVAADQATAHAFDAVPYFEGCMPVEEMARRGRDTLRFGPLKPVGLTDPRTGRRPWAVVQLRQEDRAGRMWNLVGFQTRLRHPEQQRVFRLIPGLAGAEFLRFGSIHRNSYVNTPAALTPHLSLRDGPTTFVAGQLTGVEGYTESTATGLLAAVNLDRRLRGLAPVLPPPTTMLGALYRHLREADPRHFQPMNANFGLVDDLAEPVRDKLTKRGRMAERALADFRGWRDDALGAAALVPAGAAA